In the genome of Pelobacter seleniigenes DSM 18267, one region contains:
- a CDS encoding phosphatidylserine decarboxylase — protein MNLTHQYIERSSGRVCDEPLFGDRIVRWLYHPVRENAPRLFKLLTGSRASQVLGFLNYDMMLGTRIWGQQRFLREVGGNPAECFDPLHSLDTARKVFERKIRYWDCRPLPECAEAIVSPADARVLVGSLSEQPTLEIKNKFFTLADLLGNRNRERLARFKDGDFAIFRLTPDKYHYNHVPVSGKVADIYELDGSYHSCNPQAVVTEVTPFSKNRRVVTIIDTDVPGGSRVGKVAMIEVVALMIGGIVQCYSATRYDDPQPLVKGMFLHRGSPKSLYRPGSSTDVLLFEPGRVRFADDLLANQRRQDVQSRFCAGFQQPLVETDIPVRSLLALPITRDHEKGGSDDQ, from the coding sequence ATGAATCTGACTCATCAATACATCGAACGATCCAGCGGGCGCGTCTGTGATGAACCCCTGTTCGGCGATCGCATTGTGCGCTGGTTGTACCACCCCGTGCGTGAGAATGCCCCGCGGCTGTTCAAGCTGCTGACGGGTTCCAGAGCCTCCCAGGTCCTCGGATTTCTCAACTACGACATGATGCTCGGCACCCGGATCTGGGGGCAACAGCGCTTTCTGCGCGAGGTCGGCGGCAACCCGGCGGAATGTTTTGACCCGCTCCATAGCCTCGACACCGCGCGCAAGGTCTTTGAGCGCAAAATCCGCTACTGGGATTGCCGGCCGCTGCCGGAATGTGCCGAGGCGATCGTTTCGCCGGCCGATGCGCGGGTGCTGGTCGGTTCCCTGAGCGAGCAGCCGACTCTGGAGATCAAGAACAAGTTTTTCACGCTGGCCGACCTGCTCGGTAACCGCAACCGCGAACGGCTGGCCCGGTTTAAAGATGGGGATTTCGCCATTTTCCGCCTTACCCCGGACAAATACCATTACAACCATGTGCCGGTCAGCGGCAAGGTGGCCGATATCTATGAGCTGGATGGCAGCTACCATTCCTGCAACCCCCAGGCGGTGGTGACCGAGGTGACCCCTTTTTCCAAGAACCGTCGGGTGGTCACGATCATTGATACGGATGTCCCCGGCGGTAGCCGGGTTGGCAAAGTGGCCATGATCGAGGTGGTGGCGTTGATGATCGGCGGGATCGTCCAGTGTTACAGCGCGACCCGCTACGATGATCCGCAACCGCTGGTCAAGGGCATGTTCCTGCATCGCGGCAGCCCGAAAAGCCTGTACCGGCCCGGCAGCAGCACCGATGTGCTGTTGTTCGAGCCGGGGCGGGTCCGCTTTGCCGACGACCTGCTGGCCAATCAGCGTCGGCAGGATGTCCAGAGTCGTTTTTGTGCGGGATTTCAACAGCCTTTGGTGGAAACGGACATTCCGGTACGTTCATTGCTGGCCCTGCCGATCACGCGGGACCATGAAAAAGGAGGAAGCGATGATCAATGA
- a CDS encoding PhoH family protein — translation MTRKSYLLDTNVLLHDANALFSFEDNEVILPLPVIEELDRFKKDGSENGRNARQVSRELDRLRQQGVLTNGGVPLANGGRLRVVVTRNSCLDQLPQELRTPCVDHQILALALQEKQRCQGLATLVTKDINLRIKAHAVGVPVEDYETGKVSLDNLFTGMLRYNLVSEQIDRFFQEQKLSHFEDPPPPHTCLVLNALDNDRQRAIGRYDPKSNAVLPLQSAPQEGFWGITPRNLEQKFALELLAHPGIHLVTLLGRAGTGKTLLALAAGLQMVTEANAYSRLLVSRPVFPMGRDLGFLPGDVEEKLAPWMQPINDNLDLLLNDGSGKNKQRRHQELKDLGIISVEPLTYIRGRSIPRQYMIVDEAQNLTPHEVKTIITRAGEGTKIVLTGDPEQIDNPYIDASSNGLTYVVERFRANPLAGHIVLTRGERSPLANAACELL, via the coding sequence TTGACCAGAAAATCTTACCTGCTCGACACCAATGTCCTGCTTCACGATGCCAATGCCCTCTTTTCCTTCGAAGATAACGAAGTCATTCTGCCCCTCCCGGTCATTGAGGAGCTCGACCGGTTCAAGAAAGACGGCAGTGAAAACGGCCGCAATGCCCGCCAGGTATCGCGGGAGCTGGATCGGCTGCGTCAGCAGGGGGTCCTGACCAACGGCGGGGTGCCGCTCGCCAACGGCGGCCGACTGCGGGTGGTGGTTACCCGCAACAGCTGTCTCGACCAGCTGCCGCAGGAACTGCGCACCCCCTGCGTCGATCACCAGATCCTGGCCCTGGCCCTGCAGGAAAAGCAGCGCTGCCAGGGGCTGGCCACCCTGGTCACCAAGGACATCAATCTGCGCATCAAGGCCCATGCCGTCGGCGTGCCGGTGGAAGACTATGAAACCGGCAAGGTCTCCTTGGACAACCTCTTCACCGGCATGCTGCGCTATAACCTGGTCAGCGAACAGATCGATCGCTTCTTCCAGGAACAGAAACTGAGCCATTTTGAAGATCCGCCCCCGCCGCACACCTGCCTGGTCCTCAATGCGCTGGACAATGACCGCCAGCGGGCCATCGGCCGGTATGATCCCAAAAGTAACGCGGTCCTGCCTTTGCAGAGCGCCCCGCAGGAAGGTTTCTGGGGCATCACCCCGCGTAACCTGGAACAGAAATTCGCCCTGGAACTGCTGGCCCACCCGGGTATCCACCTGGTGACCCTGCTCGGCCGGGCCGGGACCGGTAAAACCCTGCTGGCCCTGGCCGCCGGTCTGCAGATGGTCACCGAAGCCAACGCTTATTCACGCCTGCTGGTATCACGGCCGGTCTTTCCCATGGGACGCGATCTCGGTTTTCTGCCCGGCGATGTGGAAGAGAAGCTCGCGCCCTGGATGCAGCCGATCAACGACAATCTCGACCTGCTGCTCAATGATGGGTCCGGCAAGAACAAGCAGCGCCGCCACCAGGAACTCAAAGACCTGGGGATCATCTCGGTCGAGCCCCTCACCTATATCCGCGGCCGCTCCATCCCGCGCCAGTATATGATCGTGGATGAAGCCCAGAACCTGACCCCGCACGAGGTCAAGACCATCATCACCCGCGCCGGAGAGGGGACCAAGATTGTCCTGACCGGCGACCCGGAGCAGATCGACAATCCCTATATCGATGCCTCCAGCAACGGTCTGACCTATGTGGTCGAACGTTTCCGCGCCAATCCGTTGGCCGGCCACATCGTCCTCACCCGCGGGGAACGGTCGCCCCTGGCCAATGCCGCCTGCGAGCTGCTCTGA
- a CDS encoding FRG domain-containing protein has product MPELANDIRVNSWAQLQDELFEDAWNGDLGRFRSRYAFRGLSDSAYRLETTLMRLGGPYQSLERHLLRNFKKYARSNVVEQDSVWHWLAVAQHYGLPTRLLDWTYSPYVALHFATANIERFATDGVIWAVNYLHTHQLLPRHLMEKLEEEGANVFTVEMLSATLTSLQEFSAPGQQNFALFFEPPSIDDRITNQYALFSVMPDPVQALDSWLAGHPGLWRRIIIPAPLKWEIRDKLDQANISERVLFPGLDGLSSWLKRQYSPKQELGRLTPARVA; this is encoded by the coding sequence ATGCCCGAACTGGCGAACGATATTCGTGTCAACAGCTGGGCTCAGCTGCAGGATGAGCTGTTTGAAGATGCCTGGAACGGCGACCTGGGCCGGTTTCGTTCGCGTTACGCCTTTCGTGGCCTGTCGGACAGCGCTTACCGGCTCGAAACCACCCTGATGCGGCTGGGCGGCCCCTATCAGAGCCTGGAACGCCACCTGCTGCGCAATTTTAAAAAATACGCCCGCAGCAATGTGGTCGAGCAGGACTCGGTCTGGCACTGGCTGGCCGTGGCCCAACACTACGGCTTGCCGACCCGGCTCCTTGACTGGACCTATTCCCCCTACGTGGCGCTGCACTTTGCCACCGCCAATATCGAACGCTTTGCCACCGACGGGGTGATCTGGGCGGTCAACTACCTGCACACCCACCAGCTGCTGCCGCGTCACCTGATGGAGAAACTGGAAGAGGAGGGGGCCAACGTCTTCACCGTGGAGATGCTCTCGGCCACCCTGACCAGCCTGCAGGAGTTCAGCGCGCCGGGCCAACAGAATTTCGCCCTGTTTTTCGAACCTCCTTCCATCGATGACCGGATCACCAACCAGTACGCCCTGTTCAGCGTCATGCCCGACCCCGTTCAGGCCCTGGACAGCTGGCTGGCCGGCCACCCGGGGTTGTGGCGGCGGATTATCATTCCGGCGCCGCTGAAGTGGGAAATCCGCGACAAGCTCGACCAGGCCAACATTTCCGAACGGGTGCTGTTCCCGGGCCTGGACGGGCTGAGTTCCTGGCTCAAGCGCCAGTACAGCCCCAAGCAGGAACTGGGACGGCTGACGCCGGCGCGGGTCGCTTAA
- a CDS encoding prolipoprotein diacylglyceryl transferase family protein, which yields MINELFVLILLVLFGAMLVWGFRVLPRNGWQMLATLPIRPLGNGQWQGINLTWYGLLTANAYLVALTLLIILLGAARVSLAGVLLVAVLLLSLCVPASRLVARLVEGKAHTFTVGGAVFVGILAAPWLVLLAGRLSGAQLPVLPVLAAIGIAYAFGEGLGRLACISFGCCYGKPVAQCSSRVRKYFRRWHFAFHGETRKICYASGLEGEPVVPVQALTALLYVLTGLLGIELFLRGFMATAFILTLLVTQLWRVFSEFLRADYRGTARFSAYQWMGLAALPYALACGLYFHTAPAAPALPQLLLGLADLWQPGTLLFLQGIWLVLFIYTGRSSVTGASLSFHIHRDRI from the coding sequence ATGATCAATGAACTGTTTGTGCTGATTCTGCTGGTGCTGTTCGGCGCCATGCTGGTCTGGGGTTTTCGGGTGCTGCCGCGCAACGGCTGGCAGATGCTGGCAACCCTGCCGATCCGTCCGCTGGGTAACGGCCAGTGGCAGGGGATCAATCTGACCTGGTACGGTCTGCTCACGGCCAATGCCTATCTGGTGGCGCTGACCCTGTTGATCATTCTGCTCGGTGCCGCCCGGGTGTCGCTGGCCGGGGTGCTGCTGGTCGCGGTGCTGCTGCTGTCCTTGTGTGTCCCGGCCTCGCGGCTGGTCGCCCGGTTGGTGGAAGGCAAGGCCCACACCTTTACCGTCGGCGGCGCGGTGTTCGTCGGAATTCTGGCCGCTCCTTGGCTGGTACTGCTAGCCGGGCGGCTGAGCGGGGCGCAGCTGCCGGTGCTGCCGGTGTTGGCCGCCATCGGCATCGCCTACGCTTTCGGGGAAGGCCTGGGTCGGCTGGCCTGTATCAGCTTCGGTTGCTGCTACGGTAAACCAGTCGCCCAGTGCAGCAGCCGGGTGCGGAAGTATTTCCGCCGCTGGCATTTCGCTTTTCATGGCGAGACCCGCAAGATCTGTTATGCCAGCGGGTTGGAAGGAGAACCCGTGGTTCCGGTGCAGGCTTTGACCGCCCTGCTCTATGTGCTGACCGGATTGCTTGGGATCGAGCTGTTTTTACGGGGCTTTATGGCCACAGCCTTTATTCTGACCCTGCTGGTGACGCAATTGTGGCGAGTGTTTTCCGAATTCCTGCGCGCCGATTATCGGGGCACGGCGCGCTTTTCCGCTTACCAATGGATGGGCCTAGCGGCGCTCCCTTATGCCCTGGCCTGCGGTCTCTATTTTCATACCGCTCCGGCAGCTCCGGCTCTGCCGCAGCTGCTGCTCGGTCTTGCCGATCTGTGGCAGCCGGGGACCCTGCTGTTTCTCCAGGGGATCTGGCTGGTGCTGTTTATTTATACCGGGCGCAGCAGCGTGACCGGCGCCAGCCTGAGTTTTCATATCCACCGTGACCGAATCTGA